In a single window of the Nicotiana tomentosiformis chromosome 10, ASM39032v3, whole genome shotgun sequence genome:
- the LOC104107711 gene encoding thioredoxin H2-like codes for MGANYSTTIPTTWPEANNMPTTMPQLKRSQVIAFHSSTKWKLHFDALKDTNKLIVIDFTATWCGPCKNMEPVINDFAAKYTDVEFVKIDVDELDKVAEEYGVQAMPTFVLIKKGKVVDKVVGADKDGLKKKIEKHRAISI; via the exons ATGGGTGCTAACTACTCAACAACTATTCCAACAACTTGGCCTGAAGCTAATAATATGCCAACAACAATGCCACAACTCAAGAGATCTCAAGTCATTGCTTTCCACTCTTCAACAAAATGGAAGCTCCATTTTGATGCTTTGAAAGATACAAACAAACTG ATTGTTATTGACTTCACAGCAACATGGTGTGGTCCTTGCAAAAACATGGAACCAGTTATCAATGACTTTGCTGCTAAATATACAGATGTTGAATTTGTCAAGATTGATGTTGATGAATTGGAT AAAGTAGCTGAGGAATATGGGGTTCAAGCAATGCCAACATTTGTGCTGATTAAAAAGGGGAAAGTTGTTGACAAGGTAGTGGGAGCAGATAAGGATGGACTGAAGAAAAAAATTGAGAAACACAGAGCTATCTCTATCTAA